In Pseudomonas fluorescens, one genomic interval encodes:
- a CDS encoding DUF3077 domain-containing protein, whose protein sequence is MTETDLHGPANIKTIGFTPFLYHSDQAFFNVRAGIPIIDALSQSSDLLSLAKSFAEDAAFIKYTDRHAWAAHYLTVMGKALIDDVIQALMPRPARTKTESEEELPESH, encoded by the coding sequence ATGACCGAAACTGATCTGCACGGACCCGCAAACATTAAAACCATCGGCTTCACCCCCTTCCTCTACCACTCGGATCAAGCGTTCTTCAACGTCCGCGCCGGCATCCCGATCATCGATGCCCTGTCCCAATCCTCCGACCTGCTGTCCCTCGCCAAATCCTTCGCCGAGGACGCTGCCTTCATCAAATACACCGACCGCCATGCCTGGGCTGCGCATTACCTGACGGTGATGGGCAAAGCCTTGATTGATGACGTGATCCAAGCGCTGATGCCGCGACCTGCGCGGACGAAGACCGAATCTGAAGAAGAATTGCCTGAAAGCCACTGA
- a CDS encoding virulence factor family protein gives MIQRSLKYILAALIVLAVIAGGGYWYLKRPAPQPTLQPLTAADGTVMTRVIPGTQPKAQVLVAVNDDQKLTDNQLSTLSRSASAQIVQVILPKDCLQQSRALQTGLRELNGPATLVSGIGPGAVLAWRWLSEQKDDKAQAISVDLALEKPGCTHLLPKSAAHGHWLVAWNDNPDDTSAGFVRDQPNAETSISDYDINLPQVLNNELRKILVGGDKANGGLAIPVVEVPAGQAKDTVTLFLSGDGGWRDLDRDVAGEMAKIGYPVVGIDTLRYYWQHKSPEQSALDLTELMQHYRQKWGTKRFILTGYSFGADVLPAIYNRLPDTEQQRVDAIILLAFARTGSFEIEVEGWLGNAGKEAATGPEMAKLPAAKVVCIYGAEETDESGCTDKTAVGEAVKLPGGHHFDENYPALAKRLVDLIEKRQSKDQPAE, from the coding sequence ATGATTCAACGCTCCCTGAAGTACATCCTGGCCGCACTGATCGTGCTGGCCGTGATTGCCGGCGGTGGTTACTGGTACCTCAAACGCCCGGCACCGCAACCGACTCTGCAACCACTGACGGCCGCCGACGGCACGGTCATGACCCGCGTCATACCCGGCACTCAGCCCAAAGCGCAGGTGCTGGTCGCGGTCAATGACGACCAGAAGCTGACCGACAACCAACTGAGCACCTTGAGCCGCAGCGCCTCGGCGCAGATCGTTCAGGTGATTCTGCCCAAGGACTGCCTGCAACAGAGCCGCGCCCTGCAAACCGGCCTGCGCGAACTGAATGGCCCGGCCACGCTGGTCAGCGGTATCGGCCCTGGCGCGGTACTGGCCTGGCGCTGGTTGTCCGAGCAGAAGGACGACAAGGCCCAGGCGATCTCGGTTGACCTGGCGCTGGAAAAACCCGGTTGCACTCACCTGCTGCCGAAATCCGCGGCTCATGGCCACTGGCTGGTGGCGTGGAACGACAACCCGGACGACACCAGCGCCGGTTTCGTGCGCGATCAACCGAACGCCGAAACCAGCATCAGCGACTACGACATCAACCTGCCGCAGGTGCTGAACAACGAGCTGCGCAAGATCCTCGTCGGCGGCGACAAGGCCAACGGCGGTCTGGCAATCCCGGTGGTGGAAGTGCCGGCCGGTCAGGCCAAAGACACCGTCACGCTGTTCCTCTCCGGTGACGGCGGCTGGCGCGACCTCGACCGCGACGTAGCGGGCGAGATGGCCAAGATTGGCTACCCGGTGGTCGGCATCGACACCCTGCGCTACTACTGGCAGCACAAGAGCCCTGAGCAAAGCGCCCTGGACCTGACCGAACTGATGCAGCACTACCGGCAGAAATGGGGCACTAAACGCTTCATCCTGACCGGTTACTCGTTCGGTGCCGACGTCCTGCCAGCGATCTACAACCGCCTGCCGGACACCGAGCAGCAACGCGTCGACGCCATCATCCTGCTGGCTTTCGCCCGCACCGGCAGCTTCGAAATCGAAGTCGAAGGCTGGCTCGGCAACGCCGGCAAAGAAGCCGCCACCGGCCCGGAAATGGCCAAGTTGCCAGCGGCCAAAGTAGTGTGCATCTACGGCGCCGAAGAAACCGACGAAAGCGGCTGCACCGACAAGACGGCAGTCGGCGAAGCGGTGAAACTGCCTGGCGGCCACCACTTCGACGAGAACTACCCGGCGCTGGCCAAGCGTCTGGTGGACCTGATCGAGAAACGTCAGAGCAAGGATCAGCCGGCAGAGTGA
- the mprF gene encoding bifunctional lysylphosphatidylglycerol flippase/synthetase MprF, giving the protein MRANSSDSQDTVTAEHPIKPERLRLLDRLSKYRQPIGLAVTLLLFAIALIACRHLLSELDLYALHDSILAVPKPALLGAVAATVVGFIILLGYEWSASRYAGVTLPPRTLALGGFTAFAIGNAIGLSLLSGGSVRYRLYARHGLGASEVAHMTLFASLSLGCALPPLAALATLSDLPAASAALGLSEGLLGTIAMVVLGLGAILAIGIYRRRLPEQPYRDNLLVRAGRRTLRLPGRRLTFLQLIITALDVAAAATVLYLLLPEAPPFGAFLLVYLLALAAGVLSHVPGGVGVFEAILLAAFADTLGAAPLAAALLLYRLIYVVLPLLVACLFLLINEGQRLFQTQTMRAASGLAAPILAVLVFLSGVVLLFSGATPEIDTRLEHIGFLIPHRLVDASHFGASLIGVLCLMLAQGLRRRLSAAWMLTTILLLVGALLSLLKGFDWEEATLMTLTAALLGVFRRSFYRPSRLTELPFSPLYLVASLCVLGASTWLLLFAYQDVPYSHQLWWQFTLDADAPRGLRSLLGAAVLLLVIALTWLLRTARPVIHLPTPDELDRAAKILMASSQPDGGLALTGDKALLFHQNDEAFLMYARRGRSLVALYDPIGPGQQRAEMIWQFRDLCDIHHARPVFYQVRAENLPYYMDIGLTAIKLGEEARVDLLRFDLEAKGKEMKDLRYTWNRGTRDGLSLEIHEPGQAPMDELKVISDAWLTGKNVREKGFSLGRFSDDYLKHFRIAVIRFEGRPVAFANLLETFSHDLASLDLMRSHPDAPKLTMEFLMVGLIQHYKSHGYARFSLGMVPLSGLQPRRGAPLTQRLGSMVFRRGEQLYNFQGLRRFKDKFQPDWEPRYMAVPAGLDPLVALADTAALIAGGLTGLVKR; this is encoded by the coding sequence ATGCGCGCCAACTCGTCTGATTCACAAGACACCGTCACAGCAGAACATCCGATCAAACCCGAGCGCCTGCGCTTGCTGGATCGGTTGAGCAAATATCGCCAGCCGATCGGTCTGGCGGTCACGTTGCTGCTGTTTGCCATTGCGCTGATTGCCTGCCGCCATCTGCTGAGCGAACTCGATCTGTATGCCCTGCATGACTCGATCCTGGCGGTGCCGAAACCGGCCCTGCTCGGCGCAGTGGCTGCTACGGTGGTCGGCTTCATCATATTGCTGGGCTATGAATGGTCGGCCAGCCGCTATGCCGGCGTGACACTGCCGCCGCGCACTCTGGCGCTGGGCGGCTTTACCGCATTTGCGATTGGCAACGCCATCGGCCTGTCGCTGCTGTCCGGCGGCTCGGTGCGCTACCGTTTATATGCACGCCATGGGCTGGGCGCCTCCGAAGTCGCGCACATGACGCTGTTCGCCAGCCTGTCGCTGGGTTGCGCCCTGCCACCGCTGGCGGCTCTCGCGACCCTGAGTGACCTGCCCGCCGCCTCCGCCGCGCTGGGCCTGTCAGAAGGCCTGCTCGGCACGATCGCCATGGTGGTGCTGGGTCTGGGCGCGATTCTGGCGATCGGCATCTATCGCCGCCGTCTGCCGGAGCAACCGTACCGCGACAACCTGCTGGTCAGGGCCGGTCGCCGGACGCTGCGCCTGCCCGGCCGACGCCTGACCTTCCTGCAACTGATCATCACCGCCCTTGACGTCGCCGCAGCGGCCACCGTGCTTTATCTGCTGCTGCCGGAAGCCCCGCCGTTCGGCGCCTTCCTGCTGGTGTACCTGCTGGCCCTGGCCGCCGGCGTCCTCAGCCATGTGCCGGGGGGTGTCGGGGTCTTCGAAGCAATCCTGCTGGCCGCGTTTGCCGACACCCTCGGGGCCGCGCCACTCGCCGCCGCCCTGCTGCTCTACCGTCTGATCTACGTCGTGCTGCCGCTGCTGGTGGCCTGCCTGTTCTTGCTGATCAACGAAGGCCAGCGCCTGTTCCAGACCCAGACCATGCGCGCCGCATCCGGTCTGGCCGCGCCGATTCTGGCGGTGCTGGTGTTTCTGTCCGGCGTGGTGCTGCTGTTTTCCGGCGCCACCCCGGAGATCGACACCCGTCTCGAACACATCGGTTTTCTGATTCCGCATCGTCTGGTTGACGCCTCGCACTTCGGCGCCAGCCTGATCGGTGTGCTGTGTCTGATGCTGGCGCAGGGCCTGCGCCGGCGCCTGTCGGCGGCGTGGATGCTGACCACCATTCTGTTGCTGGTCGGCGCCCTGCTCTCGCTGCTCAAAGGCTTCGACTGGGAAGAAGCTACGCTGATGACCCTCACCGCTGCGCTGCTGGGGGTGTTCCGCCGTTCGTTCTATCGCCCGAGCCGCCTGACCGAACTGCCGTTCTCGCCGCTGTATCTGGTGGCCAGCCTCTGCGTCCTCGGCGCTTCGACCTGGTTGCTGCTGTTCGCCTATCAGGACGTGCCGTACAGCCATCAACTGTGGTGGCAGTTCACCCTCGACGCAGACGCCCCGCGCGGCTTGCGTTCGTTGCTCGGCGCCGCCGTGCTGTTACTGGTGATCGCGCTGACCTGGCTGCTGCGCACCGCGCGCCCGGTGATCCACCTGCCGACCCCGGACGAACTGGATCGCGCCGCGAAAATCCTGATGGCTTCGTCGCAACCCGATGGCGGCCTCGCGCTGACCGGTGACAAAGCGTTGCTGTTTCACCAGAACGACGAAGCCTTCCTGATGTACGCCCGCCGTGGCCGCAGCCTGGTGGCGCTGTACGACCCGATCGGCCCCGGCCAGCAACGCGCCGAGATGATCTGGCAGTTCCGCGACCTGTGCGACATCCATCACGCCCGCCCTGTGTTCTACCAAGTGCGCGCGGAGAACCTGCCGTACTACATGGACATCGGCCTGACCGCGATCAAGCTTGGCGAAGAAGCCCGGGTCGATCTGCTGCGCTTTGACCTGGAAGCCAAGGGCAAAGAGATGAAGGACCTGCGCTACACCTGGAACCGTGGCACTCGCGATGGTCTGTCGCTGGAAATCCATGAGCCGGGCCAGGCGCCGATGGACGAGTTGAAAGTGATTTCCGATGCGTGGCTGACCGGCAAGAATGTGCGCGAGAAAGGTTTCTCCCTCGGTCGTTTCAGCGACGATTACCTGAAGCATTTCCGTATTGCGGTGATTCGCTTCGAAGGTCGCCCGGTGGCGTTCGCCAACCTGCTCGAGACTTTCAGCCATGACCTGGCCAGTCTCGACCTGATGCGCTCGCACCCGGACGCCCCCAAGCTGACCATGGAGTTCCTGATGGTCGGCCTGATTCAACACTATAAGAGTCACGGATACGCGCGCTTCAGCCTGGGCATGGTGCCGTTGTCGGGGTTGCAACCCCGGCGTGGTGCACCGCTGACCCAGCGCCTGGGCTCGATGGTCTTCCGCCGTGGTGAGCAGCTGTACAACTTCCAAGGCTTGCGCCGCTTCAAAGACAAGTTCCAGCCTGACTGGGAACCCCGTTATATGGCAGTGCCCGCCGGACTCGATCCGCTGGTGGCGCTGGCCGATACTGCTGCCCTGATCGCGGGCGGCTTGACTGGATTGGTGAAACGCTGA
- the dinB gene encoding DNA polymerase IV, with product MTQRKIIHVDCDCFYAAIEMRDDPNLAGKPLAVGGSADRRGVIATCNYEARAYGVRSAMSSGHALKLCPDLTIVKPRMEAYREASKEIHTIFRDYTDLIEPLSLDEAYLDVSDSAHFGGSATRIAQDIRRRVSNQLHITVSAGVAPNKFLAKIASDWKKPNGLFVITPDQVEDFVSGLPVSKLHGVGKVTADKLGKLGIVDCLQLREWDKLALVREFGSFGERLWSLARGIDDRLVHNDSRRQSISVENTYDVDLPDLRSCLDKLPELLETLKTRMERIDSSYRPGKPFVKVKFHDFTQTTLEQAGAGRDLGSYQLMLTQAFNRGGKPVRLLGVGVRLEDLRGGFEQMELFER from the coding sequence ATGACCCAGCGAAAAATCATCCACGTCGACTGTGACTGTTTCTACGCCGCCATCGAGATGCGCGACGACCCGAACCTGGCCGGCAAACCGCTGGCGGTGGGCGGGTCGGCGGATCGGCGTGGGGTGATCGCCACCTGCAACTATGAAGCGCGGGCGTACGGCGTGCGTTCGGCAATGTCGTCCGGGCATGCCTTGAAGCTGTGTCCCGACCTGACCATCGTCAAGCCGCGCATGGAGGCCTATCGCGAAGCCTCGAAGGAAATCCACACGATCTTTCGCGATTACACCGACCTGATCGAGCCACTGTCGCTGGATGAGGCCTACCTCGACGTCTCCGACAGCGCGCATTTTGGCGGCAGTGCCACGCGCATCGCTCAGGATATCCGCCGCCGGGTCTCCAATCAGTTGCACATCACCGTGTCTGCGGGCGTGGCCCCGAACAAGTTTCTGGCCAAAATCGCCAGCGACTGGAAGAAGCCCAACGGGTTGTTCGTGATTACTCCGGACCAGGTCGAGGATTTCGTCAGTGGCTTGCCGGTGAGCAAGTTGCACGGCGTCGGCAAAGTCACTGCCGACAAGCTGGGCAAGCTAGGTATCGTCGATTGCCTGCAACTGCGCGAGTGGGACAAGTTGGCGCTGGTGCGTGAATTCGGCAGTTTCGGTGAGCGACTCTGGAGTCTGGCCCGTGGGATCGATGACCGGTTGGTGCACAACGACAGCCGCCGACAGTCAATCAGCGTGGAAAACACCTACGACGTCGATCTGCCGGATCTGCGCAGTTGCCTCGACAAGCTGCCGGAGTTGCTGGAAACCCTGAAAACCCGCATGGAGCGGATCGACAGCAGTTATCGACCGGGCAAGCCGTTCGTCAAAGTGAAGTTCCATGACTTTACCCAGACCACACTGGAGCAGGCCGGGGCAGGGCGCGATCTGGGCAGTTATCAGTTGATGTTGACCCAGGCGTTCAACCGTGGCGGGAAGCCGGTGCGGTTGTTGGGTGTGGGGGTGAGACTTGAGGATTTGCGCGGTGGGTTTGAGCAGATGGAGTTGTTTGAGCGCTAA